In a genomic window of Erigeron canadensis isolate Cc75 chromosome 5, C_canadensis_v1, whole genome shotgun sequence:
- the LOC122601674 gene encoding pentatricopeptide repeat-containing protein At1g31430, protein MSFKLKKYFIPTKKTCIHLLKHCKTMSQLTQIHAQIVILGLSQNADAIHKLMAFSSITNLHYAQTFFNTIQTPSLFAYNVLTKSYAKNKDYIKTLSLFDQMRMVDGLYPDNYTYPFVCKSIGCLKFESFGEKIHGVVLKCGDLGDFYVCNSVIDMYGELGRIEYAKKVFDEMPERDLVSWNVLISGCVKCKKFEEAVEVFLRMREDGKVRADEASVVSTLSACVALRNLELGKEIHCYVKEEIGFTMIIGNALLDMYCKCGCLDVAREIFDGLPKKNVNCWTSMVSGYVNCGELDEARVLFDASPVKDIVLWTAMINGYVQFNQVDDAMDLFRQLQMFDIKPDKFTVVALLTGCAQVGALEQGKWIHEYMNEHKIMIDAVCGTALIDMYAKCGCIEKSLDVFYRLREKDTASWTSIICALSLNGMTRKALELFHEMKESGFIPDDITFIGVLNACSHGGLVEEGWKHFESMKSVYRIEPKIEHYGCLIDLLGRAGLLKEAEKIVNKIPKEKDDILVPVYGALLSACRLYGDVDMGEQLADRLSEIENSDSSIHTLMAHIYASVGRWEDMKKVRSKMRVDGVKKEPGCSSIEKL, encoded by the exons ATGTCTTTCAAACTGAAAAAATACTTCATCCCCACAAAAAAAACATGCATTCATCTTCTCAAACACTGCAAAACCATGTCCCAACTAACCCAAATTCATGCCCAGATTGTGATTCTTGGTCTTTCTCAAAACGCAGATGCCATTCACAAGCTCATGGCTTTTTCATCCATAACAAACTTACATTATGCTCAAACATTTTTCAACACAATTCAAACCCCATCTTTATTTGCATACAATGTACTTACTAAATCATATGCAAAAAACAAAGATTATATTAAAACACTTTCTTTATTTGATCAAATGAGAATGGTTGATGGGTTATATCCTGATAATTATACATACCCTTTTGTGTGTAAGTCCATTGGGTGTTTAAAGTTTGAATCATTTGGTGAAAAGATTCATGGGGTTGTTTTGAAATGTGGGGATTTGGGTGatttttatgtttgtaattCGGTTATTGATATGTATGGCGAGTTGGGTCGTATTGAGTATGCGAagaaggtgtttgatgaaatgcctgaaCGAGACTTGGTTTCGTGGAATGTGTTGATATCGGGTTGTGTTAAGTGTAAGAAGTTTGAGGAGGCTGTTGAGGTGTTTTTGAGGATGAGGGAAGATGGTAAGGTAAGGGCTGATGAGGCTAGTGTTGTTAGTACGCTTTCGGCTTGTGTAGCTTTGAGAAATTTGGAACTTGGGAAGGAGATACATTGTTATGTTAAGGAGGAGATTGGGTTTACGATGATTATTGGGAATGCGTTGTTGGATATGTATTGTAAGTGTGGATGTTTAGACGTGGCGCGAGAGATTTTTGATGGGTTACCGAAGAAAAACGTTAATTGTTGGACTAGTATGGTGTCAGGTTATGTTAATTGTGGAGAGTTGGATGAGGCAAGAGTGTTGTTTGATGCTAGTCCGGTTAAAGATATTGTTCTATGGACGGCTATGATAAATGGATACGTGCAGTTTAATCAGGTGGATGATGCAATGGATTTATTTCGACAATTGCAAATGTTTGATATTAAGCCTGATAAGTTCACGGTTGTTGCTTTGTTAACTGGGTGTGCACAAGTTGGGGCTTTAGAACAAGGGAAGTGGATTCATGAATATATGAACGAACATAAGATAATGATTGATGCTGTATGTGGGACTGCTCTTATTGATATGTATGCAAAATGCGGGTGCATAGAGAAGTCTTTGGACGTATTTTATAGGTTACGTGAGAAAGATACTGCTTCATGGACATCGATTATATGTGCACTTTCTTTAAATGGAATGACTCGCAAAGCACTTGAGTTATTTCATGAAATGAAGGAATCTGGATTCATACCTGATGATATTACCTTCATCGGTGTCTTAAATGCTTGTAGTCATGGGGGGTTAGTGGAGGAAGGTTGGAAGCATTTCGAATCAATGAAATCAGTGTATCGAATTGAACCAAAGATAGAACATTATGGGTGTTTGATTGATCTACTAGGTCGTGCTGGGCTATTGAAAGAAGCGGAAAAGATTGTTAACAAAATCCCAAAGGAAAAAGATGATATTTTAGTTCCGGTTTATGGTGCTTTGCTTAGTGCTTGTCGATTATATGGTGATGTTGATATGGGCGAGCAGTTAGCTGACCGGTTAAGTGAAATTGAAAATAGTGATTCGAGTATTCATACACTTATGGCTCACATTTATGCATCTGTTGGGAGATGGGAGGATATGAAAAAAGTAAGAAGCAAAATGAGAGTTGATGGAGTTAAAAAGGAGCCTGGATGTAGTTCTATTGAG AAACTTTGA